Below is a window of Niabella agricola DNA.
ATGGAATAAATAAAACTGTTGTCGGAATTTAGCTTCCGCAATAGCTGTCCGGTATCCTCAATGAGGCTGGCAATGGTATATTGCCGATCTGACCTGAGATCATGCGACAGACTGCGGATAAGCACCATGGTATGATCGATCTGTTTTTCCAGTTCGGCCTTTTCGCTGCTGTTGCCTGTTGCCTGTGAGCGCACCAGGGCCTTGGCATACAAAAGAGCCGGGTTGGTTTCATCGTGTATATTACGGGCAAGGTTCATTTTGAACTTTAAAAACCGGGACTGCTGCCTGTGACGAGCAAATCGTATTATAAAAACACCCAGCAACAATAAAAGCCCGAGCGCCAAACCTGTCAGCATTAATTTGCGTTCGGTTGCTTTCTGCTTTACGGAGGCTTCTTCCAGTAAAAATTGTTTTTCCTCTGCCGCCGCTTGTGCATACAGTATGTTATCTACGTCCTGTGCAATAAGCGAACGGGACGAGTCGAGGATTGCTATCGCCCGCGTCAACGTATCGGCACTTTCTTTAAAAAGCCCCTGGTTATACAGTGCTTGTGCTTTGTAGTTTTGATACTCGAACAGCAGGTAGGGCTTTCTGCCGTTTTCTATAACGCGCCCATAAATCTCAAGGTAACGGGCCGTACTGTCGCGGTTGCGCTGCTTTAAAAAATAGTTGAGTTTCCAGAAATTAAGATTGATGTCAATAAGGTTTCTTCGTTCCTGAGGCGTTGTTGCACTGTTCCGTAACGCCTCCAACTGTTGTATGGCTTTCCACTGTTTCCTGGCATCTTTTGTTGCAGATGCCCCTTTAATAGCAGTAAGGGTCTGCACATGACCGAGGGCACTCATTAAATTGTTGTCTGTGCCGTATTTTTCTTTTGTGATGCGAATGATTTGCTGCATTACTGCAGCTGCAGCATCGCCATTGGTTATCTGCCCGAGATCGTAATAAGCAGCTGCGGTAAAATAAAGAAAAATGACAGCCTGACCCAGGTTCTTCCCGGTCATGGGCTCTTTTCTGGCCAGCTGTGGTATGGTATCTATATAGGTCTTTGATTTTTCATAAAGTGCAATTATTTTCTCCGGCGAATTAACTACTTCGTAATATGAGGCGAGGGAGGATAAAGCTGAAAGTGAAGGCCTGTTGTGATTGGCAGCACGCTCCAGTTTGTCAATTTTCTCCGTGTAGTACAACTTTTCCCCCATACGGCTGGCCATATGGGCCTGGGAACTTAAAATAGCGTAATAGTTGCGCTTCTGTTCATAGGTGTTTTCCTCCTCCCATATTGTTTTTCGGTATTGCCTTAACAGTTCAACAGCTTCTTTGTTGGTAAAGTTAATGTTGGCTGACAGCAGCAAGTTTACCGTCGCGTAAACAGAATCGAGATACACTTTTCTTTCGATACGACCGCTCGCATAGGCCTGATCGATCCTTGAGATTGCTCTCCGGGCTGAATCTTTTACATTATCACCATATACCGCCGGCGAAATAAAATGGAATAGAAAAAAAATGATCAGCATCCTTTTTAACCTGTGCCTATTGAAAATCGAAACGCTATCAATTTTCTTGATCGACAGAAGCGGGTTCAATAAAACCTTCATTGTTAAAATATTACTTTATTTTTTAAGTTCGGCTGACGGCATACACAAGCAGCTTAAATGGCTTTATCCCAGGCGCAAAGAAAAGAAAAAATATTTAATTAATTGAATACTATAATATTGTGCAAACAGGTATTATTATATAATTTTTAGCCATAATTAATTTAATTTAGTGATTGCGGTTATACAGAGCCAACATGGAGCTGGCTGTTGAAATAGCAGCATCGGCATTCGAAGTTAGTGTCCTGATGCATCAAGTATATTTTCCTGAGTCGTTCCACTACGGAGGTTTTGTATCAAATGGAATAAACAGAATAAAACAGAATAAAATGGATTACAAGGTGATGCGTCCGCCACAGCAACTTGCCGACTATGTGAGGTTTATTTGGTTCTTGGAAACGGATGTTTCAACAGACAGACCATTTATTCATCATGCATTTGCTCATCACTGTCCTGAGGTCCTGTTTTGCTACAAAGGTCAATTCCGGCACCAATCCGGGTTTAAAGAGGAACAGAAACTGATTTCAGGAGTCTATGGGCAAACGCATACCTTCAGTAAAGTTGTATCTAACGCAGCTTTTGGCATCTTTGGATTTTACTTATATCCCTATGCCTTTACTCAGCTTTTTTCTGTGCCCGCAAATGAGCTCACGAACCAGTCTGTAGATATAAAAACGCTTTGCGGTAAAGAGGGAGAAATCCTTGAAGAAAAAATGATGCTGGCCACAAACAATGATCATCGGTTAACCCTGGTGTGTGATTTTTTGGAGGCGCGCTTAAAAAACATTCGAACTGCCTACAACACTATTTGCGCATCGATCAAAGCAATTTCAAACGCCTACACGGAAATTTCCGTACGATCGCTGGCAGAAACGAACTTTTTATCGCTCCGGCAATTTGAACGAAGGTTTAAGGAACTTTCCGGCTTTAGTCCCCAATTATTTTTAAGGATTGCAAAATTCAATTCACTTCTTGGAAAAGCCTTTCAGAACAAATCGCTGACCGATATTGCCTATGAATACGGATACTACGACCCGGCACATTTTACGCACGATTTCCAAAAGTTCTCCAATCAGACTCCTAAGGCCTATTTTAATGCGCAAACAATATCAGCATCCGATAGAGGGACGGTCGACTTTGAAATATAAAATGTCGTTTTTATACAAATTTGCCTCATACGCTAACTTTAATTTTACGCTAAAATAGTATTGTAATGAAGGTTATTTTACGCGTTATCCCGGCTTGCTTATTCATGGTATTTATAGTTGGCTCAACTGTGAAAGTGTTTTCACAAACCAACCAACCAGAAGATAAAATGAACCTGACCAATGACTCAAGCAAAACAGCTCACAAAGCGGCCAATTATGTTAAAGGCCTTACGGCTCCGAGAGCTATTGCGCTGGCAGAAGGGCTATTGGGTTTGATGAGTATCATTTCCGGCTGGCGGGCTAAAAAACGGCCAACAAAAAAAAGCGCAAAGACGGCTATACTATTCGGTTTGCTTGCGATCATTTTTGGTATTGTTCATCTGGCCATTACTTCCGGCGCTGTCTTTGGATCGGGCAGCGGAAAGGCGGGTTCAATTTTTGCGCTGCTGTTGGGACTTATCGGCGTAATGCTTGGAGGGCGGATCCTACGTTTATTACAAAACGAACGCCTGTAGCCGCTTGGTTAGCCATAATTTTACCAAACAGGCAAACAAATAGCATACGATTATAAATATACCATCGCCTGGCCGATACGGTTTGCTTTTAGCCATACCCAACAAACCAGTCGCGGGCAACTGCCGGCATCTGGCCATACCATATCGGCGTTTGGTCATTATATAGATCTTTAGTCCCGGTTATTCCGGTTTCAGCCGCTTCTCCTGTAAGTCTAACAGATACACAACTCCCGGCGAATCAGTTCTTCATTTATACCCGGCTCTTTATTTAGTTCAGAAAGATATTTCAGCCGATACCAGGAAACTGCCCTACCGGATCTTTTACTCTTAAAACGCCCTATGCATGCGGTTATCGCAACCGGTACAATTCACTACCTGCCAGCAGAAAACATCCCAAACCATAGTCTTCGAAATCAGGCCGGCTAGCATAAGTTACCGGCTGGCCATCCTTCGGCTCTTTACCGGTTCCCTGCACGTAGCCCAGGAAGCCATTCTTATGTACCGCATCTCTTACCATGGTATTCCATGCTTTTGAAGCGGCCGGCAGGTACCGGCTCCGGTCCAGGATCCCACGGCGTACTCCCCAGGCAAAACCGTATGTAAATAAAGCACTGCCGGTGATCTCTTTTCCACCGTAATGACCAGGGTCAAGCAGACTGGCGGTCCACAAGCCATCGGGCTGTTGTACCGTTAACAACGCCGCAGCCATATCTTTAAAGTCCTGCAGGTATTCGTTATAATGCGGATCCGATTTGGGTAAAATATCCAGCACTCTTACCAGGGCTGCAAAGACCCAGCCGTTCCCCCGGCTCCAGTAACAATTCCGGCCGTTGGGTTCTTTGTAGGGCGGAACGAAATCTTTATCGCGCCACCACAAATGTTCCTCCTTGTTGTAAAGCCCGTTTCCTCCGTGATTGTTTTTTGTAAACGCATACAGCGCATACATCTTGTCAGAATATTTCTTATCGCCGTATACCGCTCCCAGCCTGGCAAATACCGGCATGGCCATTTGTATGGCATCGATCCAGCTCCAGGCCTCATTTCCATCTTTTTCCACCACGCGGTCTATACAGGTCTTTATATCCCGGATGCGTTCGCTTTTTTTATCGATCTGGTAAAGATCGAT
It encodes the following:
- a CDS encoding glycoside hydrolase family 88/105 protein yields the protein MKRTGILIVFLTFFLNICTVEAQRLPSKKQLLTVLRLANNYFMNEWPDPGKPVVTNKERPSNLWTRAVYYEGLMALYAIDPQKKYYEYVVNWGEKHQWGLWGGTGTKNADNQCCGQTYIDLYQIDKKSERIRDIKTCIDRVVEKDGNEAWSWIDAIQMAMPVFARLGAVYGDKKYSDKMYALYAFTKNNHGGNGLYNKEEHLWWRDKDFVPPYKEPNGRNCYWSRGNGWVFAALVRVLDILPKSDPHYNEYLQDFKDMAAALLTVQQPDGLWTASLLDPGHYGGKEITGSALFTYGFAWGVRRGILDRSRYLPAASKAWNTMVRDAVHKNGFLGYVQGTGKEPKDGQPVTYASRPDFEDYGLGCFLLAGSELYRLR
- a CDS encoding sensor histidine kinase, whose product is MLIIFFLFHFISPAVYGDNVKDSARRAISRIDQAYASGRIERKVYLDSVYATVNLLLSANINFTNKEAVELLRQYRKTIWEEENTYEQKRNYYAILSSQAHMASRMGEKLYYTEKIDKLERAANHNRPSLSALSSLASYYEVVNSPEKIIALYEKSKTYIDTIPQLARKEPMTGKNLGQAVIFLYFTAAAYYDLGQITNGDAAAAVMQQIIRITKEKYGTDNNLMSALGHVQTLTAIKGASATKDARKQWKAIQQLEALRNSATTPQERRNLIDINLNFWKLNYFLKQRNRDSTARYLEIYGRVIENGRKPYLLFEYQNYKAQALYNQGLFKESADTLTRAIAILDSSRSLIAQDVDNILYAQAAAEEKQFLLEEASVKQKATERKLMLTGLALGLLLLLGVFIIRFARHRQQSRFLKFKMNLARNIHDETNPALLYAKALVRSQATGNSSEKAELEKQIDHTMVLIRSLSHDLRSDRQYTIASLIEDTGQLLRKLNSDNSFIYSIGKPLNEKRFISHYQYAELKAILNECITNTIKHAEFSKIEMAFEQNNNRLTITYKDNGKGWDGGKKSEGMGLKNIEERINGLNGDYSIRNQHPNGYSIQLSVLLR
- a CDS encoding DUF6223 family protein, with amino-acid sequence MKVILRVIPACLFMVFIVGSTVKVFSQTNQPEDKMNLTNDSSKTAHKAANYVKGLTAPRAIALAEGLLGLMSIISGWRAKKRPTKKSAKTAILFGLLAIIFGIVHLAITSGAVFGSGSGKAGSIFALLLGLIGVMLGGRILRLLQNERL
- a CDS encoding helix-turn-helix transcriptional regulator; translation: MELAVEIAASAFEVSVLMHQVYFPESFHYGGFVSNGINRIKQNKMDYKVMRPPQQLADYVRFIWFLETDVSTDRPFIHHAFAHHCPEVLFCYKGQFRHQSGFKEEQKLISGVYGQTHTFSKVVSNAAFGIFGFYLYPYAFTQLFSVPANELTNQSVDIKTLCGKEGEILEEKMMLATNNDHRLTLVCDFLEARLKNIRTAYNTICASIKAISNAYTEISVRSLAETNFLSLRQFERRFKELSGFSPQLFLRIAKFNSLLGKAFQNKSLTDIAYEYGYYDPAHFTHDFQKFSNQTPKAYFNAQTISASDRGTVDFEI